A region of Micromonospora chokoriensis DNA encodes the following proteins:
- a CDS encoding cupin domain-containing protein, producing the protein MTHLDPPDGHGRPAVPSAGAAAALARCVSVEPAKFAAAHWGHTPLLSRAAELPDPAGFTDLLSPADADELLSRRGLRTPFLRVAKDGQLVAAARWTGGGGAGAEIGDQVLDERILEQYASGATLVLQGLHRIWPPLVDFARDLGLALNQPLQVNAYLTPAGSQGFATHYDTHDVFVLQVDGRKHWRIHPPVLPDPLEKQPWGGRADEVGATAQGPAALDVVLAPGDALYLPRGWLHSAQAQESSSLHLTVGIRALTRYALVEELLALASEDQRLRASLPFGTDVADPDAIEPELTETVEALRDWLLRADPGAVAARLRQRAWPASRPAPIRPLAQADALATLDADTRVTVRPGLRWQVVPHGSDTVALRLFDRTITLPAACEPAARALLGGVAVRVGDLPGLPDDADRVTLTRRLLREAVLVPA; encoded by the coding sequence ATGACGCACCTCGACCCGCCGGACGGCCACGGCCGTCCGGCGGTTCCGTCTGCCGGGGCCGCCGCGGCGCTGGCCCGCTGCGTGTCGGTCGAACCGGCCAAGTTCGCCGCCGCGCACTGGGGACACACCCCGCTGCTGTCCCGCGCCGCCGAGTTGCCCGACCCGGCCGGCTTCACCGACCTGCTCAGCCCCGCCGACGCCGACGAGTTGCTGAGCCGGCGTGGTCTGCGTACCCCCTTCCTGCGCGTCGCCAAGGACGGCCAGCTGGTCGCGGCCGCGCGCTGGACCGGAGGCGGCGGCGCGGGCGCCGAGATCGGCGACCAGGTGCTCGACGAGCGGATCCTGGAGCAGTACGCCTCCGGCGCCACCCTGGTGTTGCAGGGTCTGCACCGGATCTGGCCGCCGCTGGTCGACTTCGCCCGCGACCTGGGCCTCGCGCTCAACCAGCCGCTGCAGGTCAACGCCTACCTGACTCCGGCGGGCAGTCAGGGGTTCGCCACCCACTACGACACCCACGACGTGTTCGTCCTCCAGGTCGACGGCCGCAAACACTGGCGGATCCACCCGCCGGTGCTGCCCGACCCGTTGGAGAAGCAGCCCTGGGGTGGGCGCGCCGACGAGGTCGGCGCCACCGCGCAGGGCCCCGCCGCGCTCGACGTGGTGCTCGCCCCCGGCGACGCCCTCTACCTGCCCCGTGGGTGGCTGCACAGCGCGCAGGCCCAGGAGTCCAGCTCGCTGCACCTGACCGTGGGCATCCGCGCGCTCACCCGCTACGCGCTGGTCGAGGAGCTGCTCGCGCTGGCCTCCGAGGACCAGCGGCTGCGGGCCAGCCTGCCGTTCGGCACCGACGTCGCCGACCCGGACGCCATCGAGCCGGAGCTGACCGAGACGGTGGAGGCGCTGCGGGACTGGCTGCTGCGCGCCGACCCCGGCGCGGTCGCCGCACGGCTGCGGCAGCGCGCCTGGCCGGCCTCCCGCCCGGCGCCGATCCGCCCGCTCGCCCAGGCCGACGCGCTCGCCACTCTGGACGCCGACACCCGGGTCACCGTGCGGCCGGGCCTGCGGTGGCAGGTGGTGCCGCACGGGTCGGACACCGTGGCGTTGCGGCTGTTCGACCGGACGATCACCCTGCCCGCCGCGTGTGAGCCGGCGGCCCGCGCCCTGCTCGGCGGAGTGGCCGTCCGGGTCGGTGACCTGCCCGGCCTGCCCGACGACGCCGACCGGGTCACGCTCACCCGTCGACTGCTGCGCGAGGCCGTCCTGGTGCCGGCCTGA
- a CDS encoding DUF2267 domain-containing protein, with protein MADRMLSAFESSLDKTTLILKDIEDAYGWPKDRRNQSYAALRTVLHLLRDRLPVDESVEFAQQLPVLVRGIYFDGWVPSDVPIKLNRDDFLYEVRQGFPYDVEGGPERVTQVVLDTLRRHVTQGEWQDVKDTMPKDLAVMLP; from the coding sequence ATGGCTGACCGGATGCTCTCCGCGTTCGAGTCCTCGCTGGACAAGACGACCCTCATCCTGAAGGACATCGAGGACGCCTACGGCTGGCCGAAGGATCGGCGCAACCAGTCGTACGCTGCCCTGCGCACGGTGCTGCACCTGTTGCGCGACCGGTTGCCGGTGGACGAGAGCGTCGAGTTCGCCCAGCAGTTGCCGGTCCTGGTGCGGGGCATCTACTTCGACGGGTGGGTGCCGTCCGACGTGCCGATCAAGCTCAACCGGGACGACTTCCTCTACGAGGTCCGGCAGGGCTTCCCGTACGACGTGGAGGGCGGCCCGGAGCGGGTGACGCAGGTGGTGCTGGACACCCTGCGCCGACACGTGACCCAGGGCGAATGGCAGGACGTGAAGGACACCATGCCGAAGGATCTCGCCGTCATGCTGCCGTGA
- a CDS encoding CHAT domain-containing protein yields MVSVFLSYHAGDDTGVGRLLDDMLTARFGTEGVVRDEQSATLSTTELRRRLAASAALIDVLDPAAPKVLRQTFTIALTTSVPVVVVLVDDAHLAPNVSAQPTLSTLAVRRSEVRTATLRRTIRRLCDQLATRQGSEEATVGPTIPLILRTQPVRQVMSPASRHPSVTIVYSTHQGGLEVADVGRHHSGLASRYETRYEVDTSVHQRVFGLRLPASGGAGHVESSIAVDVWVTDAVQVVQGAVTDAAVVVREILLGVCRPILSRCTVDELSLAETALNRQLATDTFTLDGVTVRVRHVLLFVDDRARVGERAEQRRRERLRRAGVLWDDADTPDALVHYRSRRVTLSDEYAGGWAGATPPIPGPKASPPPITAPQTSPPPTVTQVPTRLLVARAPTRVPAGQDLSVEVRLVTEGRSVHPGGRVAPMPGLIVADGGTPVTVTVHGPAGLHADGPLQQTVLVLPDDDPDPIRFGFAARTTGLHRVDVTAWAGGTFLAEVSVEVSVADGGPFRDGQPRVAALGAPQARPGEVTLEVRFDGSRHTFQLRSDVALFAPVVESVTNAPNAAVEHTIRELQQLAGGGSRYSPAMTREVIRSAGIQLWSELVPADVRDQFWEVRADMSAFTIATDHDVVPWELLHPLSAQQDEGFLVEQVPVVRRTYGQHRNAKIGLRNPRFVVPPKAPTGAYEEVTTIRAILGAADSEPITRADELLALINSGELGATHFACHNTFSSDGSFIDLDGGRFKPALLAEASIRKALTETGPLVFINACRSAGVAPTYTRMLGWAQQFMSSGAGAFVGTLWAVRSDSSARFATAFYESLAGGATLGAAALAARVGQQDDPLDPTWLAYTVYGDPFATAAV; encoded by the coding sequence ATGGTCAGTGTCTTCCTGAGTTACCACGCCGGCGACGACACCGGTGTCGGGCGCCTGCTCGACGACATGCTGACCGCTCGGTTCGGCACCGAGGGCGTCGTGCGCGACGAACAGAGCGCGACCCTGTCCACCACCGAGCTGCGGCGTCGCCTGGCAGCCTCGGCGGCGTTGATCGACGTGCTCGATCCGGCCGCGCCGAAGGTGCTCCGACAGACCTTCACCATCGCCCTCACCACGTCGGTTCCGGTCGTCGTGGTGCTGGTGGACGATGCTCACCTGGCACCGAACGTCAGCGCGCAGCCCACGCTCAGCACACTGGCGGTGCGGCGCTCCGAGGTCCGTACGGCCACCCTCCGTCGGACCATCCGCCGGCTGTGCGACCAACTCGCCACACGTCAGGGCTCCGAGGAGGCGACAGTCGGGCCCACGATCCCGCTGATCCTCCGCACGCAACCGGTGCGACAGGTCATGTCGCCGGCCAGCCGCCATCCGTCGGTGACGATCGTCTACTCGACGCACCAGGGTGGTCTGGAGGTCGCCGACGTGGGCCGGCACCATTCGGGGCTCGCGTCCCGGTACGAGACGCGCTACGAGGTGGACACCAGCGTCCACCAACGGGTGTTCGGCCTTCGGCTACCCGCGAGCGGCGGCGCGGGCCATGTCGAGTCGTCCATCGCCGTTGACGTCTGGGTGACCGACGCGGTCCAGGTCGTCCAGGGCGCGGTCACGGATGCCGCGGTAGTGGTCCGCGAAATCCTGCTGGGCGTCTGCCGACCGATCCTGTCGCGGTGCACCGTCGACGAGCTGTCCCTGGCCGAGACAGCCCTCAACCGACAGCTCGCCACCGACACGTTCACCCTGGACGGCGTCACCGTCCGGGTGAGACACGTACTGCTGTTCGTCGACGACCGCGCCCGCGTGGGCGAACGAGCCGAGCAGCGGCGACGGGAGAGGCTCCGCCGGGCCGGTGTCCTCTGGGACGACGCGGACACACCCGATGCCCTGGTCCACTACCGGTCCAGGCGTGTGACGCTCTCCGACGAGTACGCCGGCGGATGGGCCGGTGCGACACCGCCGATCCCCGGACCGAAGGCCTCGCCACCGCCGATCACCGCACCGCAGACCTCGCCGCCGCCGACCGTCACCCAGGTGCCGACGCGACTGCTGGTGGCGCGTGCGCCCACCCGGGTTCCGGCGGGGCAGGACCTGAGCGTCGAGGTTCGGCTCGTCACCGAGGGACGATCGGTTCACCCGGGCGGGAGGGTGGCACCGATGCCGGGGCTTATCGTCGCCGACGGCGGCACGCCGGTCACGGTGACCGTGCACGGGCCCGCCGGTCTGCACGCTGACGGCCCACTGCAGCAGACCGTCCTGGTCCTGCCGGACGACGATCCGGATCCGATCCGGTTCGGCTTCGCAGCGCGTACCACTGGTCTACATCGCGTCGACGTGACCGCCTGGGCCGGCGGCACGTTCCTCGCCGAGGTCTCGGTCGAGGTCTCCGTCGCGGACGGTGGGCCGTTCCGCGACGGTCAACCGAGGGTGGCTGCGCTGGGTGCCCCGCAGGCACGACCGGGCGAGGTCACGTTGGAGGTCCGCTTCGACGGCAGCCGCCACACCTTCCAACTGCGCTCCGACGTCGCATTGTTCGCACCGGTCGTCGAGTCGGTCACGAACGCGCCGAACGCCGCGGTGGAGCACACCATCCGGGAGTTGCAGCAACTGGCCGGCGGCGGTTCGCGCTACAGCCCCGCGATGACCCGCGAGGTCATCCGGTCGGCGGGCATCCAACTGTGGTCGGAGCTGGTGCCGGCCGATGTGCGGGACCAGTTCTGGGAGGTCCGCGCCGACATGAGCGCCTTCACGATCGCCACCGACCACGACGTGGTCCCGTGGGAGCTGCTCCACCCGCTCAGCGCCCAACAGGACGAGGGTTTCCTCGTCGAGCAGGTCCCGGTGGTGCGCCGCACCTACGGTCAGCACCGGAACGCGAAAATCGGCCTGCGCAACCCGCGTTTCGTGGTGCCGCCGAAGGCTCCCACCGGCGCGTACGAGGAGGTCACCACCATCCGCGCGATCCTCGGCGCGGCCGACAGCGAGCCCATCACCAGGGCGGACGAACTCCTCGCACTGATCAACTCCGGGGAGTTGGGAGCGACCCACTTCGCCTGCCACAACACGTTCTCGTCGGACGGCTCGTTCATCGATTTGGACGGTGGCCGGTTCAAGCCGGCCCTGCTCGCCGAGGCCAGCATCCGCAAAGCGCTGACGGAGACCGGTCCCCTCGTGTTCATCAACGCGTGCCGGAGCGCGGGCGTGGCACCGACGTACACCAGGATGCTCGGCTGGGCGCAGCAGTTCATGTCGTCGGGCGCCGGTGCGTTCGTCGGCACGCTCTGGGCAGTGCGCTCGGACAGCTCGGCGCGCTTCGCGACGGCGTTCTACGAGTCCCTGGCGGGCGGCGCCACGCTCGGTGCGGCGGCCCTCGCCGCCCGGGTCGGGCAGCAGGATGATCCACTCGACCCGACCTGGCTGGCCTACACGGTCTACGGCGACCCGTTCGCCACCGCCGCGGTCTGA
- a CDS encoding DUF72 domain-containing protein, with translation MGEILVGTASWTDRTLLDSGWYPQTADNPEKRLAYYARQFPLVEVDATYYSPPAEATARLWADRTPAGFTFNVKAFSLLTGHPTKVSALYKDLRPETDKKNVYPDDLPAQSYEEVWTRFLSALDPLVEAGKLGALLFQFPPWFTIKRANKQYLLEVAKRCAPLRPVFEFRHASWFDGDNADETLTFLREHRLPYVCVDMPQGHRSSLPPVLAATADLAVMRFHGHSDKWTSKDIHEKFGYHYSKRELADWAPKLRELADEAGQTHVLMNNCYRDYAQTNATTLAGLLDAT, from the coding sequence ATGGGTGAGATCCTGGTGGGCACCGCGTCCTGGACCGACCGCACGCTGCTGGACTCGGGCTGGTATCCGCAGACCGCTGACAACCCGGAGAAGCGGCTGGCCTACTACGCGCGGCAGTTCCCGCTGGTCGAAGTGGACGCCACCTACTACTCGCCGCCCGCCGAGGCGACCGCGCGGCTGTGGGCCGACCGCACCCCGGCCGGCTTCACCTTCAACGTCAAGGCGTTCAGCCTGCTGACCGGGCACCCCACCAAGGTCAGCGCCCTCTACAAGGACCTGCGCCCGGAGACCGACAAGAAGAACGTCTACCCCGACGACCTGCCCGCGCAGTCGTACGAGGAGGTCTGGACGCGCTTCCTGTCCGCGTTGGACCCCCTCGTCGAGGCGGGCAAGCTGGGCGCGTTGCTGTTCCAGTTCCCGCCCTGGTTCACCATCAAGCGGGCCAACAAGCAGTACCTGCTGGAGGTGGCGAAGCGGTGCGCGCCGCTGCGACCGGTCTTCGAGTTCCGGCACGCCTCCTGGTTCGACGGCGACAACGCCGACGAGACCCTGACCTTCCTGCGCGAGCACCGACTGCCGTACGTCTGCGTGGACATGCCGCAGGGTCACCGCTCGTCGCTGCCGCCGGTGCTGGCCGCCACCGCGGACCTCGCGGTCATGCGCTTCCACGGGCACAGCGACAAGTGGACCAGCAAGGACATCCACGAGAAGTTCGGCTACCACTACTCCAAGCGGGAGCTGGCCGACTGGGCGCCGAAGCTGCGCGAGCTGGCCGACGAGGCCGGTCAGACCCACGTCCTCATGAACAATTGCTATCGCGACTACGCGCAGACCAACGCCACGACCCTCGCCGGGCTCCTCGACGCGACCTGA
- a CDS encoding winged helix-turn-helix domain-containing protein, which yields MSVSPASSRAGWHTSQPAVPGRPPGGQRRPANTATPVLTVTLSIPLASEESLTPAARRLLEAAREMLERGEGVIVGSVPAERRPEQTPANRSSTRAISPTIPALHILASSRSVLRDDEPLPLTRLEFDLLLHLVAHPRRVFTRLQLLNAVWGYEHAGVRTVDVHVRRLRGKVGVDVPLVTTVYGVGYRLADDARVTIDRTG from the coding sequence ATGTCGGTCAGCCCCGCCTCGTCGCGCGCCGGATGGCATACGTCGCAACCCGCGGTGCCCGGTCGACCGCCCGGCGGTCAGCGTCGCCCGGCCAACACCGCGACGCCAGTGCTCACCGTGACGCTGTCCATCCCGCTGGCCTCTGAGGAGTCGCTGACCCCGGCGGCACGTCGGCTGTTGGAGGCCGCCCGCGAGATGCTCGAACGCGGCGAGGGCGTGATCGTCGGGTCCGTGCCGGCCGAACGTCGCCCCGAGCAGACTCCCGCCAACCGGTCGTCGACCCGGGCGATCAGCCCGACCATTCCCGCCCTGCACATTCTCGCCTCGTCCCGCTCGGTGCTGCGCGACGACGAGCCGCTACCGCTGACCCGGCTGGAGTTCGACCTGCTGCTGCACCTGGTCGCCCATCCGCGCCGGGTGTTCACCCGACTGCAACTGCTCAACGCCGTCTGGGGCTACGAGCACGCCGGCGTGCGTACCGTCGACGTGCACGTGCGTCGACTGCGCGGCAAGGTCGGTGTGGACGTGCCCCTGGTCACCACCGTCTACGGCGTCGGCTACCGGCTGGCCGACGACGCCCGGGTGACCATCGACCGCACCGGCTGA
- a CDS encoding trypco2 family protein translates to MDVIDDSVPVEELVSAVKDAVRQAGISAVDEGRDLRIGSVQLILSAVVTTKLGGGLDFRVPVIGWKVKVGGSRSRQKTHTIDITLVAEDLQDRHELRHGPVEATLVDAITTIRAVVAAASGGDDPLVLKTGTVELVFGITDQGTISVGAEGELTDEVTNTLRIELLGASAG, encoded by the coding sequence ATGGACGTGATCGACGACAGCGTGCCGGTGGAGGAACTCGTGTCGGCGGTGAAGGACGCGGTGCGGCAGGCCGGCATCTCCGCTGTCGACGAGGGCCGGGACCTGCGCATCGGCTCCGTTCAGCTGATCTTGAGCGCGGTCGTCACGACGAAGCTCGGAGGTGGCCTGGACTTCCGGGTCCCGGTCATCGGCTGGAAGGTCAAGGTTGGTGGTAGCCGCTCCCGGCAGAAGACCCACACGATCGACATCACGCTCGTCGCCGAGGATCTTCAGGATCGGCACGAGCTACGCCACGGCCCTGTCGAGGCGACCCTCGTGGACGCGATCACCACGATCCGCGCGGTGGTCGCCGCGGCCAGCGGGGGCGATGACCCGCTGGTGCTGAAGACAGGCACCGTGGAACTCGTCTTCGGCATCACCGACCAGGGCACGATCTCGGTCGGCGCGGAAGGTGAGTTGACCGACGAGGTCACCAACACCCTCCGGATCGAGCTGCTCGGGGCATCCGCCGGGTAG
- a CDS encoding winged helix-turn-helix domain-containing protein, which translates to MSVVAIPTRRHPGTRPNRPRSAPTLTITLDLVPGPLSPRLARLVQLLGELAESGEGRLRTVEDLAPGSRPAPIPVGGGEPPADAPHVRILAGSRMVRQGDRVIPLTRIEYELLVFLAEHPRRVFTRLQLLSSVWGYEHAVARTVDVHVRRLRAKLAGSEVVTTVYGVGYRLADEARISVDHTR; encoded by the coding sequence ATGTCCGTCGTCGCCATCCCCACGCGCCGCCACCCGGGGACGCGTCCGAACCGTCCGCGCAGCGCCCCGACCCTCACCATCACCCTCGACCTCGTCCCCGGGCCGCTGAGCCCACGGCTGGCCCGGTTGGTCCAGCTCCTCGGCGAGCTGGCCGAGTCGGGGGAGGGTCGGCTGCGTACCGTCGAGGACCTCGCGCCCGGGTCGCGCCCGGCGCCGATCCCCGTCGGCGGCGGCGAGCCGCCCGCCGACGCGCCCCACGTCCGCATCCTGGCCGGCTCGCGGATGGTCCGCCAGGGCGACCGGGTCATCCCGCTGACCCGCATCGAGTACGAGCTGCTGGTGTTCCTGGCCGAGCACCCGCGCCGGGTCTTCACCCGCCTGCAACTGCTGTCCAGCGTCTGGGGGTACGAGCACGCCGTGGCCCGGACCGTCGACGTGCACGTCCGACGGCTGCGCGCCAAGCTGGCCGGGTCCGAGGTGGTGACCACCGTCTACGGGGTCGGTTACCGCCTGGCCGACGAGGCTCGGATCAGCGTGGACCACACCCGGTAA
- a CDS encoding FtsK/SpoIIIE domain-containing protein yields the protein MADRRGQLASRVRDTLADALGATRTRLSAAQAELTAGRERLTRIQRAAAAVPARVGAERDRRVTEIDARYATRIAELARRAADAARREAPGCAGADWAGWTPTPTRRAEPPGALRVGTVHLDGVEPVPALVPLLDAGHVHLSGDDRAGCDAVVSALLLRAAGRADPGAVRLIGYDPEQLGGGLAGFSPLGTAGLLTFVGPGGLGPLLDDLVEQIRRINETVLAGEYASLRELAAATGRRPEPWRVAVLLGGDDLNRHERGQLDRVVRAGAACGVHLVVHGVPLPEDPTVTRVVAEVSGARIGGSAGLPVRLDPPPPASLVTETCREIAARVNAGPPPTPFTDLLPPPDLMWRESSADGLTAPIGEGTQGRPVRLTLGDYPPHALIGGPSGTGKTNLIFAWIGALAARYSPAELEFYLLDFKEGVSFARFAQGRRDPSWLPHMRLVGINVNTDREFGLALLRFLTEELRRRADAAKKHEVTKLAELRAVDPTGHWPRIVAVVDEFQMLLAGRDVVAREAADLLEDLARRGRSQGIHLVLASQDVRGIEALWGRPALVAQFTLRIALPKALRILAERNDAAQSLPRWHAVVNAESGMVEGNEVARIPSASDWETWSGLQHRLWRMRPADAAPARLFDGDAIPRLADAPDFRALTAPPDGTAPRNPVALLGEIIDVQSRSAALRLPRAPGRNLAVLGTRVDEACAVLDAAARSLARQHPPGTARFSIACLDPDADPIARALYDDLADDAAWYDEETVGELTAETADGLTASGSPHYLLLFAVDAAAGALAARAGGRTGLEQLRRILHDGPERRTHVLAWWRGVARMRADLGGPAARTDQIGAWVALDTHGGELGASLYPGTGGPDWYPRPWRGLFFDRAVHRTGQVIIPYGPSR from the coding sequence ATGGCTGACCGGCGCGGTCAGTTGGCCAGCCGGGTCCGGGACACCCTCGCCGATGCGTTGGGCGCCACCCGTACCCGCCTGTCCGCCGCCCAGGCCGAGCTGACCGCCGGACGGGAACGGCTCACCCGGATCCAGCGGGCGGCGGCGGCCGTGCCGGCGCGGGTGGGCGCCGAACGGGACCGTCGGGTCACCGAGATCGACGCCCGCTACGCCACCCGGATCGCCGAGCTGGCCCGACGCGCTGCCGACGCCGCCCGCCGGGAGGCCCCGGGCTGCGCGGGGGCCGACTGGGCGGGGTGGACGCCGACGCCGACCCGGCGGGCGGAACCGCCCGGCGCGCTGCGGGTCGGCACGGTCCACCTCGACGGCGTCGAGCCGGTGCCCGCGCTGGTGCCGCTGCTCGACGCCGGGCACGTCCACCTCTCCGGTGACGACCGCGCCGGCTGCGACGCGGTGGTGTCCGCGTTGCTGCTGCGGGCCGCCGGCCGCGCCGACCCGGGGGCGGTACGACTGATCGGGTACGACCCGGAGCAGCTCGGCGGCGGCCTGGCCGGGTTCTCCCCGCTCGGCACGGCAGGGCTGCTCACCTTCGTCGGGCCCGGCGGGTTGGGCCCGCTGCTGGACGACCTGGTGGAGCAGATCCGCCGGATCAACGAGACGGTGCTCGCCGGCGAGTACGCCTCCCTTCGCGAACTGGCCGCGGCGACCGGCCGCCGACCCGAGCCGTGGCGGGTGGCGGTGCTGCTCGGTGGGGACGACCTCAACCGGCACGAGCGCGGCCAGTTGGACCGGGTGGTACGCGCCGGCGCCGCCTGCGGGGTGCACCTCGTGGTGCACGGTGTGCCGTTGCCGGAGGATCCGACGGTGACCCGGGTGGTGGCCGAGGTTTCCGGCGCACGGATCGGCGGGTCGGCCGGGTTGCCGGTGCGCCTCGATCCGCCGCCGCCGGCGTCGCTGGTCACCGAGACCTGCCGGGAGATCGCCGCCCGGGTGAACGCCGGCCCACCACCGACCCCGTTCACGGACCTGCTGCCCCCGCCGGATCTGATGTGGCGGGAGAGTTCCGCCGACGGGCTGACCGCGCCGATCGGCGAGGGCACACAGGGCCGGCCGGTCCGCCTCACCCTGGGCGACTATCCACCGCACGCGCTGATCGGCGGACCGTCCGGCACCGGCAAGACCAACCTGATCTTCGCGTGGATCGGCGCGCTCGCCGCCCGCTACTCCCCCGCCGAGCTGGAGTTCTACCTGTTGGACTTCAAGGAGGGGGTGTCCTTCGCGCGGTTCGCGCAGGGCCGGCGTGACCCGAGCTGGTTGCCGCACATGCGGCTGGTCGGCATCAACGTCAACACCGACCGGGAGTTCGGGTTGGCGCTGCTGCGGTTCCTCACCGAGGAGCTGCGCCGACGCGCCGACGCGGCCAAGAAGCACGAGGTGACCAAGCTGGCCGAGCTGCGGGCCGTCGACCCGACCGGGCACTGGCCGCGGATCGTGGCGGTGGTCGACGAGTTCCAGATGCTGCTGGCCGGCCGGGACGTGGTGGCCCGGGAGGCGGCCGACCTGCTGGAGGACCTGGCCCGGCGGGGCCGGTCACAGGGCATCCACCTGGTGCTCGCCTCGCAGGACGTCCGGGGCATCGAGGCGCTGTGGGGCCGCCCGGCGCTGGTCGCCCAGTTCACCCTGCGCATCGCGCTGCCCAAGGCGCTGCGGATCCTCGCCGAACGCAACGACGCGGCACAGTCGCTGCCCCGCTGGCACGCGGTGGTCAACGCCGAGTCGGGCATGGTGGAGGGCAACGAGGTCGCCCGGATCCCGTCGGCCAGCGACTGGGAGACGTGGAGCGGGTTGCAGCACCGGCTGTGGCGGATGCGCCCGGCCGACGCCGCGCCGGCCCGGCTCTTCGACGGCGACGCGATCCCCCGACTGGCGGACGCCCCGGACTTCCGGGCGCTTACCGCACCCCCGGACGGGACAGCGCCCCGCAACCCGGTCGCCCTGCTCGGCGAGATCATCGACGTGCAGTCCCGCTCGGCGGCCCTGCGGCTGCCGCGCGCACCGGGGCGTAACCTCGCGGTTCTCGGCACCCGGGTGGACGAGGCGTGCGCCGTGCTGGACGCCGCGGCCCGGTCGCTGGCCCGCCAACACCCGCCGGGCACCGCCCGGTTCTCCATCGCCTGCCTCGACCCGGACGCCGACCCGATCGCCCGGGCGCTCTACGACGACCTGGCCGACGACGCCGCCTGGTACGACGAGGAGACCGTCGGCGAGCTGACGGCCGAGACGGCCGACGGGTTGACCGCTTCGGGGAGCCCGCACTACCTGCTGCTGTTCGCCGTCGACGCGGCAGCCGGCGCGCTGGCCGCCCGGGCGGGTGGGCGCACGGGGCTGGAGCAGCTCCGCCGGATCCTGCACGACGGGCCGGAACGACGCACGCATGTGCTGGCCTGGTGGCGGGGAGTGGCCCGAATGCGCGCCGACCTCGGCGGGCCCGCCGCGCGTACCGACCAGATCGGCGCCTGGGTGGCTCTGGACACCCACGGCGGGGAGCTGGGGGCCTCGCTCTACCCGGGCACCGGCGGCCCGGACTGGTATCCCCGCCCCTGGCGGGGCCTCTTCTTCGACCGGGCGGTCCACCGCACCGGACAGGTGATCATCCCGTATGGACCGTCGCGGTGA
- a CDS encoding TraR/DksA family transcriptional regulator, translating into MLVHDTVDTNRSQKEIDQIRNSLQARYDELTAEYDQAVLQSQVLRLVEVGDTAGDDQADSGTKTAERDTAQSLLRTILDRRAQYEHALGRLAEGTYGWCEGCSAAIPVERLEIFPSATTCVTCKQTRERRAA; encoded by the coding sequence ATGCTCGTCCACGACACGGTCGACACGAACCGTTCCCAGAAGGAAATCGACCAGATCCGAAACTCACTCCAGGCGCGGTACGACGAGCTGACCGCCGAGTACGACCAGGCCGTGCTCCAGAGCCAGGTGCTGCGGCTGGTGGAGGTCGGCGACACCGCCGGCGACGACCAGGCCGACAGCGGCACCAAGACGGCCGAGCGGGACACCGCGCAGTCCCTGTTGCGCACCATCCTGGACCGCCGCGCCCAGTACGAGCACGCGCTCGGCCGGCTCGCCGAGGGCACCTACGGCTGGTGCGAGGGCTGCTCCGCGGCCATCCCGGTCGAGCGGCTGGAGATCTTCCCGTCCGCCACCACCTGTGTGACCTGCAAGCAGACCCGCGAACGGCGGGCGGCCTGA
- a CDS encoding nucleoside/nucleotide kinase family protein: MRIRPISPDLLVTALTARLVDAATGAATADPAPARLRVAIDGPSAAGPDELAAALVDPLRAQGIPVLHVRAGDFLRPASLRFELGRTNPDSFYEAWVDEAGLRREVLDPAGPGGTGRVLPSLWDADTDRASRARYVDLPPGGVVLVSGPLLLGGGLPFDVTVHLEMSPAALRRRTEPAQAWVLPAFDRYAEEVVPASFADVVVRVDDPRHPALVEPAGDA; the protein is encoded by the coding sequence GTGCGCATCCGTCCGATCTCGCCCGACCTGCTCGTCACCGCGCTGACCGCCCGGCTGGTCGACGCCGCGACAGGCGCCGCGACCGCCGACCCCGCACCCGCCCGGCTGCGGGTGGCGATCGACGGCCCCTCCGCCGCCGGCCCGGACGAGCTGGCCGCCGCCCTCGTCGACCCGCTGCGCGCCCAGGGCATCCCGGTGCTGCACGTACGGGCCGGCGACTTCCTCCGCCCCGCGTCGCTGCGCTTCGAACTGGGCCGCACCAACCCGGACTCCTTCTACGAGGCATGGGTCGACGAGGCCGGACTGCGTCGGGAGGTCCTCGACCCCGCCGGCCCCGGTGGCACCGGCCGGGTGCTCCCGTCGCTCTGGGACGCCGACACCGACCGGGCCAGCCGGGCCCGCTACGTCGACCTGCCGCCCGGCGGCGTCGTCCTGGTCAGCGGTCCCCTGCTGCTCGGTGGCGGGTTGCCGTTCGACGTCACCGTCCACCTGGAGATGTCCCCGGCGGCGCTGCGTCGACGGACCGAACCGGCCCAGGCGTGGGTGCTGCCGGCGTTCGACAGGTACGCCGAGGAGGTCGTCCCGGCGAGCTTCGCCGACGTGGTGGTACGCGTCGACGACCCCCGCCACCCCGCGCTCGTGGAGCCCGCCGGCGACGCCTGA